In a genomic window of Phacochoerus africanus isolate WHEZ1 chromosome 6, ROS_Pafr_v1, whole genome shotgun sequence:
- the HORMAD1 gene encoding HORMA domain-containing protein 1, which yields MATAQLQRTSMSALVFPNKISTEQQSLVLVKRLLAVSVSCITYLRGIFPECAYGTRYLDDLCVKILREDKNCPGSTQLVKWMLGCYDALQKKYLRMVVLAVYTNPEDPQTISECYQFKFKYTSNGPIMDFISKNQSSESSMSSADTKKASILLIRKIYILMQNLGPLPNDVCLTMKLFYYDEVTPPDYQPPGFKDGDCEGVIFEGEPMYLNVGEVPTPFHTFKVKVTTEKERMENIDSGILSPKQIKTPLQKILMDKDDLEDEQEHYINDDFDIETKMEEQKKKLGSSELGEPNLVCEEDEIMRSKESPELSISHSQVEQLVSKTSELDVSESKTRSGKIFQNKMANGNQQIKSKESRKRSQLESGKTVLHHFDSSSQDSVPKRRKFSEPKEHI from the exons aTGGCCACTGCACAATTGCAGAGAACATCCATG AGTGCTTTGGTATTTCCCAATAAGATATCAACTGAGCAGCAGTCTTTAGTGTTAGTGAAGAGGCTCCTAGCAGTTTCAGTATCCTGCATCACGTATTTGCGAGGAATATTTCCAGAATGTGCTTATGGAACAAGATACCTAGACG aTCTTTGTGTCAAAATTCTGAGAGAAGATAAAAATTGTCCAGGATCCACACAGTTAGTGAAGTG GATGCTAGGATGCTATGATGCTTTACAGAAAAAATAT CTAAGGATGGTTGTTCTAGct gtaTACACCAATCCAGAAGACCCTCAg ACAATTTCAGAATGTTACCAATTTAAATTCAAGTACACCAGTAATGGACCCATCATGGACTTCATAAG TAAAAACCAAAGCAGTGAATCTAGTATGTCATCTGCTGACACAAAGAAAGCAAGTATTCTCCTCATTCGCAAGATTTATATTCTAATGCAAAATCTGGGACCTTTACCTAATGATGTTTGTTTGACCATGAAACTTTTTTACTACGATGAAG TTACACCCCCAGATTACCAGCCTCCTGGTTTTAAGGATGGAGATTGTGAAGGAGTAATATTTGAAGGGGAGCCTATGTACCTAAATGTGGGAGAAGTCCCAACACCTTTTCACACTTTCAAAGTAAAAGTGACCACTGAGAAAGAACGAATGGAAAATATTGATTCAGGTATATTatcaccaaaacaaataaaaacaccacTGCAAAAAATTCTCATGGACAAAGATGATTTAGAAGATGAACAGGAGCATTATATAAAT GATGATTTTGACATTGAAACTAAAAtggaagagcagaaaaaaaaacttggatcTTCTGAACTTGGAG agCCAAATTTAGTTTGTGAGGAAGATGAAATTATGAGGTCTAAAGAAAGTCCAGAGCTTTCAATTTCTCATTCTCAG gttGAGCAGTTAGTCAGTAAAACATCTGAGCTTGATGTGTCTGAAAGCAAAACCAGAAGTGGAAAAATCTTTCAGAATAAAATG GCTAAtggaaatcaacaaataaaatctAAGGAAAGTCGGAAGAGAAGTCAGCTTGAATCTGGGAAAACa gtTCTTCATCACTTTGATTCTTCTAGTCAAGATTCAgtgccaaaaagaagaaagtttagtGAACCAAAggaacatatataa